GGGGGAATATAGCAGCATGCACTTCTACAGTGGAACATCCATTCGGATCAGGGATCATGGTTTCCGATTATGGTTTCATGCTGAATAACGAACTGACTGATTTCGATTCCATTCCAGGCGGCATGAATGAAGTGCAGCCCAATAAACGCCCAGTCAGCTGTAAAAGCCCGACCATCATCTTTAAAGATGGCGAGCCGATCTTGACGTTAGGTTCACCTGGTGGACCGACCATCATCAGTTCAGTCGTACAAACGATCATTAATGTACTCGATTTAAAAATGGATTTGAAAGCAGCCATCGAGGAACCTAGAATTTTCACTCCAATGGGCCCTCATATTGAATGGGAGCCTGGAATGGATATCACTAGCAAAGGCCACTTGGAAGCGATGGGCTTCGCCTTTAATGAAGTTCCCCACTCTATAGGGAATGTCCAAGCGATTCAAATCAACCCTGATGGCTCGAACTATGGTGCTGCCGATTCAAGCCGAGAAGGCTGTGCCATTGGTCTTGATGAAACAGATTATAAATCGTGATCACTGGATTGAATGAAGCCAAAATGGAATTTGGATGTTTTTCTCTTTATTACCTCAAATCCAAATTCCTCAAAGCGGGAGCTGCGAAAATGGTCTTTCAACACGACTCTCTTGCGTGCAACCCGCTTGGCTTCATTCATTATTTCCACAGATAACTCCTTACCTACCGCAAAATGAGTAAGTCCCCTGATTCCATTCGATTCCTGAATCGTTTCTTCAAACATGGGATCGAAATATACGACATCAAAATGATTATCCGGCAATGTTTTCAATATTTCGTAATGATCACCGTGCATGACCTCAACTCTTCGCATCGCAGAAACCATCTTTTCTTCTGCATTCTCCCATGTCTTCATCCCGTGTCCCACGAGCAATGCCAAATATTGATTTCCTTCCAATGCGACAACCTGTCCATGTTCACCCACTGCGAAACTTGCGACTATCGCATCCGAGCCCAAGCCCATTGTACAATCAAGCACAGCGTTCCCTTTGTTTATATCTCCGGCAATGAGAAATGGGTCACTCTCGCCGCGCATTATTCTTTTAATACGGATCATCGCCAGGTTCGGGTGAAAAAAGAATGGTTCTTCTTCCTGGTATCGATATAACTCCATCCGCTTATTACCAAAAACAAGGCAATCATCTTCATTCTGTTCCGCTTGAATATCTCTGACCGATCTTTTTCTTCTGGCTATAAAGGGGATTTTTAATTCTTCAGCTAACCTTTTGGCTAATATCATCGTTTCTTTACCGGCTCTTCCTACTGTTGTGACAAACATGTATCCTACCCCTTCATACTCTCTAAAATTTGAAAAGAATGCCCTGTTTCCAGGGCATTCCGCTTCATCACTTATTTATTTGACTGAATGCTGCCAATAAATTTTCCATGATAGCTTCCATTGGCTGTCCTTCTATATCATGGCGAGGAATGAAATGTACGACCTCTTTGCCCTTTAAAAGAGCCATGGATGGTGAAGAAGGTTCTATTCCATCGAAGTATTCCCGCATTTTAGCTGTCGCTTCCTTATCTTGGCCAGCAAATACAGTTACCAAATGATCTGGCTTATTGTCTGCTTGAAGTACCGCTTGAGTAGCAGCTGGACGGGCTAACCCGGCTGCACAGCCGCAAACTGAATTCACGACCACAAGTGTCGTACCATCTACCGATTGCATAAAGCTTTCTACCGCTTCTGCGGATTCCAACTCATCAAAACCTGCTTGCACCAGTTCCGCCCGCATTGGTTTCACCATTTGTTTCATATATTCATCATATGCCATAGACATAAAAAAACCTCCTTGGTTACAATTCTTCAATTAGTCTAATCATACTATATTCTTAAGTGCATATGCAAAAATGACGCTTAAAGCTTTGTAAAATTTCATTGTTCTTCACAAAAAAACATGGTGACAGAATCCACTTTCATTCTGTCTCCATGTTTTTTTAAGCTTCCTTTTAGCTTAAACTTTCATCACGCCGCCTGAGCTGGCATTCGTCACAAGTTTGGAATAACGTGCTAAATAGCCTGTCCTGACTTTTGACTCGAAGCCTTTCCAATTGGCTTTGCGTTTTTCGAATTCTTCATCGGAAATTTCCAATTCGATTTTACGATTATTCAAATCCAATTCGATGATATCTCCATCTTCAACAAAGGCAATCGGTCCTCCCTCAGCTGCTTCGGGGGATATATGACCAATGCTGATGCCTCGGGATGCGCCTGAAAAGCGGCCATCGGTGATCAAACCGACTTTCGCTCCAAGTCCCCTCCCGACGATTTGGGAAGTGGGTGCCAACATTTCCGGCATACCCGGCCCGCCTTTAGGGCCTTCGTAACGAATGACCACTACATCCCCTTCTTTGACCTTCCCAGTAATGATCCCTGAAAGTGCATCTTCCTGGGAATCGAAACAAATGGCAGGACCCCTGTGGTAGCCACCAACTGATGCGTCAACCGCCCCTACTTTTACAATGGAGCCTTGAGGAGCAAGGTTACCAAATAATACAGCAAGCCCGCCACGCTCAGAATGCGGATTATCTAACGGATGGATGACATCCTTGTCCAATATTTCACAGCCGGCAACATTTTCACGGAGCGTTTTACCTGAGACAGAAAGGCAGTCCCCATTAAAGGCACCTGGTTTTTTGAGTAACTCATTAATGACGGCACTTACACCACCGGCATTATGGACATCTTCAATATGATAATCGGATGCCGGTGCGATTTTCGCTAAATGCGGTACTCGGTTAGCTATTTCATTTATGCGTTCCATTGGATATTCAAAACCTGCTTCATGTGCCAATGCAAGTGTATGAAGAACGGTGTTGGTCGAACCGCCCATCGCCATATCCAAGGCAAAGGCATTATCAATAGCTTCAATCGTTACGATATCACGAGGCTTGATATCCTGTTTGATTAACTCCATCAACTGTTTAGCGGATTTCTTAACGAATTCCTTACGTTCTTCGGCTACGGCCAAAATCGTTCCATTTCCCGGAAGTGCAAGTCCTAAGCCTTCCGCCAGGCAGTTCATGGAGTTCGCCGTGAACATTCCTGAACAAGAACCGCAAGTAGGGCAAGCAACTTGCTCGATTTCCTGCAAATCTTCTTCATTGATATTACCTGCTTGATAAGCGCCCACACCTTCAAACACGGATGTTAGTGAAAGAGATTTACCGTTTTTGTCTTTACCTGCTTTCATGGGTCCGCCACTTACGAATATTGTTGGAATATTGACACGAAGTGCTGCCATCATCATTCCCGGCGTTATCTTGTCACAGTTTGGAATGCAAACCATCCCGTCAAACCAATGTGCTGATACAACAGTTTCCACGGAATCCGCAATGATTTCACGACTTGGCAACGAATAGCGCATACCAATATGACCCATTGCAATTCCATCATCCACCCCAATCGTATTAAATTCGAAAGGAACACCGCCAGCCTCGCGAATCGCTTCCTTCACTATTTTTCCGAATTCCTGAAGGTGGACATGACCTGGAACGATGTCGATGTAAGAATTACAAACCGCGATGAACGGTTTACCGAAATCTTCTTCTTTAACCCCTGCTGCCCGCAACAGACTTCTATGTGGAGCTCGATCGACCCCTTTTGTAATCATGTCACTTCTCATATTTGATGTAGACATTTGTTGTACCCCCAATTTCCACTAAATGTTTAATGATTCAATATAATATAATTTTTAGTATACTCTAAAAATTCTAACATATTTACATCCAAATGCAACCATTCAATACAAAATATCTACAAAAATCATTTTACTAAAATAATAGCGATCAAATTTATATCAGAAAAACTTCTGTATAACGAAATATTAGCCATTTTGAATGTTTTGGATTTCGACCTAGGGGAACGATTGTCAAGTGACTTGAAGATCCGCTTCAAGAATAAAAAGGCATACGGATTAAATCATCCGCATGCCTTTTGCCTGTAACCTTTACAGGTTCCATTAAGTAATTCCCCATTAAATCTCACTTGTCATTTGCTTGTCTTGATTCTGTCATTTGCTTCCAAACCGAACCTTTTGCTTCTTCCCCATTTTCTATACGGTCAATGGCCATCTTGACTTGCAGGGCCACTTCGAATTCAGGGTCCTGTTCCGCTTGCTTTAGATAAGGGAGGGTCGTTTCATTTCCCACTTCATATAAAAACATCGCCGCCCTCCATCTAACCAATTTATTTTTATCCGAAAGTGATTGAGACATTTCTCCCATCGCTTCTTCAAAGCCAAGATCGGATAAACAATCCCCAGCCGTACGTCTTACGGCTGCACTTTTATCTTTCAATGCTTTATACAAGCTCGGAAGCACTTTTCTATCTTCGATCATACCCAAGTATACTACCGCGAGCCGTCGAATCGAGACCTTACCATCGGAGAGTGCCATGTCCAATACGGGTATATCATCAACCGTTGGATCTTCCATTTGTTCTAAAGCCTGATATCGCTTTTCCCAGCTTTCGTCCTTCAGCATTTCTGCAGTCAGTTTAATTTTTGGTCGTTTCAAAATTGCTTCCTTCGCATCCACCATTTCTTTTGCAGCGGCTACCAGCCGATTAATTCGTTCTTCCGGGTAAGCTGCAATCAACTCATCGGATACTTCCTTCACGATATCTTCCATATCACCATACCTTACGCCATAATCCTTCCATTTTCGAAGCAGGACTACATTGTCCTCTTCTTTTTGGGCCGCTGAAATGCCCTTTAAGAAATAATCCGGTAAGGCAAAACGTTTTTCGTGTTGGCTATCACTTGCTTTAATTTGCATCGGAATGCCCTTGAATTGTTGAATGGCAACAGTTACTTCACCGTAATGTTCATTTAATGCCGTTTGTTGATTTTGTTCTTCGGTTTTTTCCCCGAAAACCTGACGGATTTGGACCAAAATATCTTTCCAATCATATTTCGCATTTCGCTCAACGGCTAAGAAGTCCGCAACATGATATACCCCTTTCACTCCCTCGATCGTAAATAAATCTCTAATCAGCTGGGGTGCTTGGTCAGCTTGATCTTTCTTATAATTATTGCTTTTACCAGCTAATAGCTCTTCAGTTAAATTGATTTTCATTGTATTCGGACTTGGTGTAGGTTCTATCGACTTAATTTTCAATGCATTTCTCTCCTTTAACAAGACGTTTCCATGTACTAGATATTATCACATCGGCAACAGATTCTCATGCAATTGAGATTGGCCAAAAAAAGACCGGTCCAGGCTTGTTCCCTTGGACCGGTCATCCCGCTCATTCCTCTTCCAATTTTTCCGCTAAATACGTCCATCTTTCCATCAAATGGTCTAATTTATCCGTTAGTTCCTTTTCTTCTTCAAGCAGCATGCGGACTTTTTCAAAGTCGCTTCCCGCTGCAGACATTTCTGATGTTATGTCTTTCAGGCGCAACTCGACCCTTTCCATGTTCCCTTCTATCTCTTCCCATTCCTTACTTTCCGCATAAGTTAGTTTTTTCTTTTTCTTTTCGGTCCGGTTCATCTGAGGTTCTGGTGCTTTTACTGTCACGGCCTCTTCAGTCTTTTCTTCCAAGAACTCTGAATAACTGCCGTAATAGAAATCAATTTCAGCTTTATTCTTGAAAACAAGAAGCTGATGGCACGTCTTATCCAGGAAATACCTATCATGTGAAACAGTAATGACTACACCTGAAAACGTTTCTAAATAATCCTCCAGAACGGTCAAGGTTTGTGTGTCCAAATCATTCGTCGGTTCATCCAAAAGCAGGACATTAGGTGCCGACATCAAAATGTTAAGAAGATATAAACGCCTTTTCTCCCCACCGGAAAGCTTGCGAATAGGCGTCCCATGAGACCCCATTGGAAACAAGAACCTTTCAAGCATCTGTGCAGCCGATATGAAACTACCATCTTTAAGGGCAATTGAATCCGCCGTTTCCCGAATATACTCGATCATGCGCAAATTCTCATCCATATCGACGCTTTCTTGCGTATAGTACCCTATTTTCACGGTTTGCCCTTTTTCCAGGTTTCCTTCATCTATCGATTCCCGTCCGGCCAGGATATTTAACAAGGTTGATTTTCCACTGCCATTATTACCGACGATCCCAATTCGATCACCCGGTTTGAAGAGGAAGGAAAAATGGTTGATGATGGTTTTATCACCGAAGGATTTAGAAACATCCTGCATCTCGAGTACCTTTTTCCCAAGGCGGGCACCGCTTAATTCCATTTCCAGGTTCTCGGTTTTCTGCTTATCCTTTACACCTGATTCCAATGTTTCGAAGCGTTGGATCCTGGCCTTTTGTTTCGTTGTACGGGCCTTTGCGCCTTTACGGATCCAGGCCAGCTCTTTTTTGAATAGACTTTCCTTTTTCGATCTTTCAGCCGTTTCGTTCTCTTCACGAATGGCCTTTGATTCTAAATAATCCGCATAATTTCCTTTGTATTCGAAAAGCTGCGTTTGGGCAATTTCCCAAATCTTATTGGACACGCGATCAAGGAAATATCGATCATGGGTCACAAATAAAACGGACTTTTGATATTTCCCCAAATATTCTTCAAGCCAAGTGATGCTTTCAAAATCGAGATGGTTCGTCGGCTCATCCAAAATCAGTAAATCAGGGGTCTCAATCAAGGTTTTTGCCAGGGCCGCACGTTTTTTTTGGCCACCTGACAGTTCCCCCAATTTCCTCGAGTGATCAGGAAGACCAAGTTTGGTCAGTATCGTTCTGGCATTGGCACTTGTATCCCAGGCACCAAGCGTGTCCATATCCTGTTGCTGCTTTAACAAACGGTCCTGAATTACGCTATTCTGTGGATCTACCTGTAGTTGAACGAGCGTCTTTTCATACTCCTTAATCAACGAAAATACAGGAGTTGAACTTTCATACATATATTCCATGATCGTCAATTTCTCATCAAAATGCGGATCTTGGGATAGATAGGAAATCGTGTAATCATTCGGATGATCCTTCGTTCCTAAATCACTGTCTTCCAAGCCTGCGATGATATTCAATAATGTCGATTTGCCGGTGCCGTTTATGCCAACGATCCCGATTTTTTCCCCTTCGGTAATGGAAAAAGAGACATCTTTAAAAAGCAGCTTTTCCCCTTGGGTTTTCATTACATGTTCCATGCTAAAAACTTTCATAATCGTACATCCCATTCCTTATTAAATTCCTCTAAAAACCCAACCATATATTCATGCCTATCACTTGCAATCTTCTTGGCTGTACAAGTATTGAGCATATCTTGCAAACGCAATAATTTTTCATGAAAATGATGAATGGTTGAGCTTTTGCCACTCCTGTATTCCTTCTTGGTCATGTTTTCCCTTATGGGCAATGAAGGATCATACATAAGTTGTCCCTTTTTTCCGCCATATGCAAATGTCCTGGCTATGCCAATGGCACCAATTGCATCCAAGCGGTCAGCGTCCTGAACAATTTCAGCCTCAATCGAAGGAAGCTTCAACTGCCCTGCACTATATGAAATTGTATGGATGATCCGTTTGACGGCATCAACACTATCAATATCCAACTTAATTTCATCAAACCAAACGTCAAGCTTTTTCCAGCCTTCATCGGCTTCATGGTTTAGTTTATCATCCGGGATATCATGAAGCAAAGCCGCCATTTCAATGATAAACTCATTTCCTTTTCGTTCTTCTTTAGCAATATGTAAAGCCAGCTTACGAACACGATCGATATGGAACCAATCATGGCCGCTGGCATCGGAATTCATTTGGTCATATACATACTTCTCCGTCAGTTCAATCATCGTTTGTTTCATATCACCACTCCATGTCCCTTCTATTTTACCATGGTTCTCATAAAATGGTGTGCTTTAATCTTCATTGAACCAACTGATTCCAATCGTCTGTTCACCGGTATGCACCCCGATGGCACTGCCAAGTGGGGATACATGGATCGACACATGAGGAAATTCTTCGGTAATCATCTTTTTCCATCTTTGTGTCTGCTCAGACACTGCACCATATAATATGGTGCATTCTTTCACTTTTCCTGCTTCGACTGATCTGCGAAAATCAGTGAAAATCTGTTTTTCCGCTTTTTTAAGGTTCCGAGGTTTAGATTTAGTATGGAGCACACCATTTTCGATTGAAATGATGGGCTTAAAGCTCAATAGGTTTCCAAGAATATACTGTGCGTTCGTTAACCTGCCGCTGCGATGCAGCTGATCTAAAGAACCAATTAATACATAGGTTTCATGGTTATCCGCATACATTCTCGTTTTGACGAATGCCTCATCGATGGAATCCCCATTATCCATATAATGCATGAGCCTTTTCAAGATTAATAGCATTGGAAAGGAAATAAGTAAAGTATCAAAAACGTCAACGGGGATCGCAACCATTTGTGCAGCTTGCCTGCTCGCGGAAACGGTCCCGCTCAATTCACTTGAAAGATGTACGGCTATGATTCGATCATAGCGTTTTTCAAGCTCCATATATAAC
This sequence is a window from Brevibacillus sp. JNUCC-41. Protein-coding genes within it:
- a CDS encoding class I SAM-dependent methyltransferase, with protein sequence MFVTTVGRAGKETMILAKRLAEELKIPFIARRKRSVRDIQAEQNEDDCLVFGNKRMELYRYQEEEPFFFHPNLAMIRIKRIMRGESDPFLIAGDINKGNAVLDCTMGLGSDAIVASFAVGEHGQVVALEGNQYLALLVGHGMKTWENAEEKMVSAMRRVEVMHGDHYEILKTLPDNHFDVVYFDPMFEETIQESNGIRGLTHFAVGKELSVEIMNEAKRVARKRVVLKDHFRSSRFEEFGFEVIKRKTSKFHFGFIQSSDHDL
- a CDS encoding BrxA/BrxB family bacilliredoxin, with product MSMAYDEYMKQMVKPMRAELVQAGFDELESAEAVESFMQSVDGTTLVVVNSVCGCAAGLARPAATQAVLQADNKPDHLVTVFAGQDKEATAKMREYFDGIEPSSPSMALLKGKEVVHFIPRHDIEGQPMEAIMENLLAAFSQINK
- the ilvD gene encoding dihydroxy-acid dehydratase, with amino-acid sequence MRSDMITKGVDRAPHRSLLRAAGVKEEDFGKPFIAVCNSYIDIVPGHVHLQEFGKIVKEAIREAGGVPFEFNTIGVDDGIAMGHIGMRYSLPSREIIADSVETVVSAHWFDGMVCIPNCDKITPGMMMAALRVNIPTIFVSGGPMKAGKDKNGKSLSLTSVFEGVGAYQAGNINEEDLQEIEQVACPTCGSCSGMFTANSMNCLAEGLGLALPGNGTILAVAEERKEFVKKSAKQLMELIKQDIKPRDIVTIEAIDNAFALDMAMGGSTNTVLHTLALAHEAGFEYPMERINEIANRVPHLAKIAPASDYHIEDVHNAGGVSAVINELLKKPGAFNGDCLSVSGKTLRENVAGCEILDKDVIHPLDNPHSERGGLAVLFGNLAPQGSIVKVGAVDASVGGYHRGPAICFDSQEDALSGIITGKVKEGDVVVIRYEGPKGGPGMPEMLAPTSQIVGRGLGAKVGLITDGRFSGASRGISIGHISPEAAEGGPIAFVEDGDIIELDLNNRKIELEISDEEFEKRKANWKGFESKVRTGYLARYSKLVTNASSGGVMKV
- a CDS encoding conserved virulence factor C family protein, whose translation is MKIKSIEPTPSPNTMKINLTEELLAGKSNNYKKDQADQAPQLIRDLFTIEGVKGVYHVADFLAVERNAKYDWKDILVQIRQVFGEKTEEQNQQTALNEHYGEVTVAIQQFKGIPMQIKASDSQHEKRFALPDYFLKGISAAQKEEDNVVLLRKWKDYGVRYGDMEDIVKEVSDELIAAYPEERINRLVAAAKEMVDAKEAILKRPKIKLTAEMLKDESWEKRYQALEQMEDPTVDDIPVLDMALSDGKVSIRRLAVVYLGMIEDRKVLPSLYKALKDKSAAVRRTAGDCLSDLGFEEAMGEMSQSLSDKNKLVRWRAAMFLYEVGNETTLPYLKQAEQDPEFEVALQVKMAIDRIENGEEAKGSVWKQMTESRQANDK
- a CDS encoding ABC-F family ATP-binding cassette domain-containing protein, translating into MKVFSMEHVMKTQGEKLLFKDVSFSITEGEKIGIVGINGTGKSTLLNIIAGLEDSDLGTKDHPNDYTISYLSQDPHFDEKLTIMEYMYESSTPVFSLIKEYEKTLVQLQVDPQNSVIQDRLLKQQQDMDTLGAWDTSANARTILTKLGLPDHSRKLGELSGGQKKRAALAKTLIETPDLLILDEPTNHLDFESITWLEEYLGKYQKSVLFVTHDRYFLDRVSNKIWEIAQTQLFEYKGNYADYLESKAIREENETAERSKKESLFKKELAWIRKGAKARTTKQKARIQRFETLESGVKDKQKTENLEMELSGARLGKKVLEMQDVSKSFGDKTIINHFSFLFKPGDRIGIVGNNGSGKSTLLNILAGRESIDEGNLEKGQTVKIGYYTQESVDMDENLRMIEYIRETADSIALKDGSFISAAQMLERFLFPMGSHGTPIRKLSGGEKRRLYLLNILMSAPNVLLLDEPTNDLDTQTLTVLEDYLETFSGVVITVSHDRYFLDKTCHQLLVFKNKAEIDFYYGSYSEFLEEKTEEAVTVKAPEPQMNRTEKKKKKLTYAESKEWEEIEGNMERVELRLKDITSEMSAAGSDFEKVRMLLEEEKELTDKLDHLMERWTYLAEKLEEE
- a CDS encoding HD domain-containing protein, with the translated sequence MKQTMIELTEKYVYDQMNSDASGHDWFHIDRVRKLALHIAKEERKGNEFIIEMAALLHDIPDDKLNHEADEGWKKLDVWFDEIKLDIDSVDAVKRIIHTISYSAGQLKLPSIEAEIVQDADRLDAIGAIGIARTFAYGGKKGQLMYDPSLPIRENMTKKEYRSGKSSTIHHFHEKLLRLQDMLNTCTAKKIASDRHEYMVGFLEEFNKEWDVRL
- a CDS encoding DegV family protein; this encodes MERIAWVTDSTGTLDEELSLNEHVYVVPMVVIIDGKEYEDGVDLLPEELYRRMSEEKITATTSQPSVGRFQELYMELEKRYDRIIAVHLSSELSGTVSASRQAAQMVAIPVDVFDTLLISFPMLLILKRLMHYMDNGDSIDEAFVKTRMYADNHETYVLIGSLDQLHRSGRLTNAQYILGNLLSFKPIISIENGVLHTKSKPRNLKKAEKQIFTDFRRSVEAGKVKECTILYGAVSEQTQRWKKMITEEFPHVSIHVSPLGSAIGVHTGEQTIGISWFNED